From the Nocardiopsis changdeensis genome, one window contains:
- a CDS encoding AfsR/SARP family transcriptional regulator translates to MIRTTQAAPTTVSVLGELEVVGEHGPLSLGAPRQRAVFAALALNAERAVTTQRIITMVWGPSHPNHAVNLVHKYVSGLRRALAALPPHRSVAIESGPSGYRLVPQAGQTDLALFQTWIQAARAMRDDGEEVRAAELFGRALALWRGPFLGELSGPAFDDEREFMETVRLVVLEEYAAVGLRTGRRAEVMGPLRDALRHHPLEENLARLLILALYEEGRTAEAVRVYQVLATRMLGELNVPPRPELHDLYQAIRRHRPIAGARRLQNAP, encoded by the coding sequence ATGATCAGAACCACGCAGGCGGCACCGACGACCGTTTCCGTCCTGGGAGAACTGGAGGTCGTCGGAGAGCACGGTCCCCTGTCCCTGGGCGCCCCCCGACAACGCGCCGTGTTCGCGGCACTCGCGCTCAACGCCGAGCGTGCCGTGACCACCCAGCGCATCATCACGATGGTGTGGGGTCCGAGCCACCCGAACCACGCCGTCAACCTGGTCCACAAGTACGTTTCCGGACTGCGCCGCGCCCTCGCCGCCCTGCCCCCGCACAGGAGTGTCGCCATCGAGAGCGGTCCCTCGGGCTACCGGCTCGTGCCCCAGGCCGGCCAGACGGACCTGGCCCTGTTCCAGACCTGGATCCAGGCCGCGCGCGCGATGCGCGACGACGGCGAGGAGGTGCGGGCCGCCGAGCTGTTCGGCCGCGCCCTGGCCCTGTGGCGGGGCCCCTTCCTGGGCGAGCTGTCCGGCCCCGCGTTCGACGACGAGCGGGAGTTCATGGAGACCGTCCGGCTGGTGGTGCTCGAGGAGTACGCCGCCGTCGGCCTCCGGACCGGCCGCCGGGCCGAGGTGATGGGACCGCTGCGCGACGCGCTGCGGCATCACCCGCTGGAGGAGAACCTGGCCCGGCTCCTCATCCTGGCCCTGTACGAGGAGGGCCGTACGGCCGAGGCCGTCCGCGTGTACCAGGTGCTGGCCACGCGGATGCTGGGGGAGCTCAACGTTCCGCCCCGCCCCGAGCTGCACGACCTCTACCAGGCCATCCGCAGGCACCGGCCGATCGCCGGCGCACGGCGCCTG
- a CDS encoding ScbA/BarX family gamma-butyrolactone biosynthesis protein: MNRTTTGPQATATADAADRDLVHLDPDFGEPRELDYDATVPRGLVHRNAVSEVFVTDSRQTGENSFDVAAQLPRGHVMLETPTYDLPLILEACRQTGVLISHRHLDVPLDRAFIMHRMSLHIGDLDGLRQGPEPGRALIRTEADVYRNQAGKLRGYDFRADVLINGTEVAKATGALIFVGRPAYQALRTKGRDALDWSDAAAPRAVPAPPAVVGRRDPRNVVITDPVQRGDEGWRATVVPDHDHPHLFDHPLDHLPGNLLIEAARQVAVAAVARSAGLDPATLVPVSVDASFSSFCENDLPTTVEADLAPFRSDERFGPVVGVDVRVNQQGTTNSSFRIEVAQWV, translated from the coding sequence ATGAACCGCACGACCACCGGGCCGCAGGCCACCGCGACGGCCGACGCCGCCGACCGGGACCTGGTCCACCTGGACCCCGACTTCGGGGAGCCCCGGGAACTCGACTACGACGCGACCGTCCCCCGGGGGCTGGTCCACCGCAACGCCGTCTCGGAGGTCTTCGTCACCGACTCCCGGCAGACCGGCGAGAACTCGTTCGACGTCGCCGCCCAGCTGCCCCGCGGGCACGTCATGCTGGAGACGCCCACCTACGACCTCCCGCTGATCCTGGAGGCCTGCCGGCAGACCGGGGTGCTCATCTCGCACCGGCACCTGGACGTCCCCCTGGACCGGGCGTTCATCATGCACCGCATGTCGCTGCACATCGGCGACCTCGACGGCCTGCGCCAGGGGCCCGAGCCGGGCCGCGCCCTGATCCGCACCGAGGCCGACGTCTACCGCAACCAGGCGGGCAAGCTGCGCGGCTACGACTTCCGCGCCGACGTCCTCATCAACGGGACCGAGGTCGCCAAGGCCACCGGAGCGCTCATCTTCGTGGGCCGCCCCGCCTACCAGGCGCTGCGCACCAAGGGCCGGGACGCCCTGGACTGGAGCGACGCGGCGGCGCCCCGCGCGGTCCCGGCCCCGCCCGCCGTGGTGGGCCGCCGCGACCCGCGCAACGTCGTCATCACCGACCCGGTCCAGCGCGGCGACGAGGGCTGGCGGGCCACCGTGGTCCCCGACCACGACCACCCGCACCTGTTCGACCACCCGCTGGACCACCTGCCCGGCAACCTCCTGATCGAGGCCGCCCGCCAGGTGGCGGTGGCCGCCGTGGCCCGCTCCGCGGGCCTGGACCCGGCGACCCTGGTCCCGGTCTCGGTGGACGCGTCCTTCTCCTCCTTCTGCGAGAACGACCTGCCCACCACGGTGGAGGCCGACCTGGCCCCCTTCCGCTCCGACGAGCGGTTCGGCCCGGTCGTCGGCGTGGACGTCCGGGTCAACCAGCAGGGCACGACCAACAGCTCGTTCCGGATCGAGGTGGCCCAGTGGGTGTGA
- a CDS encoding HAD family hydrolase, with amino-acid sequence MNRIEAVVCDYGGVLTNPLHETLEHFARAAGLSADAILTAMGAAAAKVGADPMALLEVGAITEAEMVASITAELPEGGWALPEDRTFGELWFAGRTGNHEFADFLRGLSMDGYRLALLTNNVVEWEDLWRATVPADELFEVVVNSAHEGVRKPDTEIYERLLARLGLTPDRCLFVDDLEDNLKPAAELGMATVRFQDNAQAVEEITSVLKVSGAPAKAEGAR; translated from the coding sequence GTGAACCGCATCGAGGCCGTCGTGTGCGACTACGGCGGCGTCCTCACCAACCCGCTCCACGAGACCCTGGAGCACTTCGCCCGGGCGGCCGGCCTGAGCGCCGACGCCATCCTCACGGCGATGGGCGCCGCCGCGGCCAAGGTCGGCGCCGACCCCATGGCGCTGCTGGAGGTCGGGGCCATCACCGAGGCGGAGATGGTCGCCTCCATCACCGCCGAACTGCCCGAAGGGGGATGGGCCTTGCCCGAGGACCGCACCTTCGGCGAGCTGTGGTTCGCCGGACGCACCGGCAACCACGAGTTCGCCGACTTCCTGCGCGGCCTGAGCATGGACGGCTACCGGCTGGCCCTGCTCACCAACAACGTCGTGGAGTGGGAGGACCTGTGGCGGGCGACCGTGCCCGCCGACGAGCTGTTCGAGGTCGTGGTGAACTCCGCGCACGAGGGCGTGCGCAAGCCCGACACCGAGATCTACGAGCGCCTCCTGGCCCGGCTCGGCCTGACCCCGGACCGGTGCCTGTTCGTGGACGACCTGGAGGACAACCTCAAGCCCGCCGCGGAGCTGGGCATGGCGACCGTCCGCTTCCAGGACAACGCCCAGGCCGTCGAGGAGATCACCTCGGTCCTGAAGGTCTCGGGGGCCCCGGCGAAGGCCGAGGGGGCGCGGTGA
- a CDS encoding FAD-dependent monooxygenase, producing MSTPDPHPPVLVVGAGPTGLAAACTLLQNGVPCRVVERRAGVAEEPKALILWSGALEVLRRLGVDREVVGRSLPLESASYFSAGRRIGGVRFGGLADTAFPGPICLPQPGVEQALYDRLLALGGSVEWSTRVHSVEPAGDGVRVTLGPEGEPQAAEEVAVPWVVAADGSRSTVRESLGVAFEGDTYDRVFLLADGVVSGPAPAREAQYHLTPDGVLVVVPLPGGGHRVFFDIAPDGETAPPDDALIARLLAERGPRGLRVDTVWWRSRFRVHARVAREFRRGRVLIAGDAAHLHSPAGGQGLNTGIQDGFDLAWKLAAVLRGAPEELLDSYPLERRPTAKAVVRSADQQTRTWMARSPLARLVRDTLMRTLSASGLLEKRLVPQLAQISPDLSESPAVTAPPAGWRARDAVGGALPGRRIGDAPLTPVRGTDATSLHAYLASGRHALLVGGGPAERVREAAAALREQVPDDVDVLLLTSAPAEPEGDHHVARPTGGTGAGTGWVVHVRPDAVVSAVAALDADWRPGVFLGGVLLPGAERSLR from the coding sequence GTGAGCACCCCCGACCCGCACCCCCCGGTGCTCGTGGTCGGCGCCGGCCCCACGGGGCTGGCCGCCGCCTGCACCCTGCTGCAGAACGGTGTGCCCTGCCGCGTGGTCGAGCGCCGGGCGGGGGTGGCCGAGGAGCCCAAGGCCCTCATCCTGTGGAGCGGGGCCCTGGAGGTCCTGCGCCGCCTGGGTGTGGACCGGGAGGTGGTCGGCCGCTCCCTGCCGCTGGAGTCGGCGTCCTACTTCTCCGCCGGCAGGCGCATCGGCGGGGTCCGCTTCGGCGGGCTGGCCGACACGGCCTTCCCCGGTCCGATCTGCCTGCCCCAGCCCGGGGTGGAGCAGGCCCTGTACGACCGCCTGCTCGCCCTGGGCGGCTCCGTCGAGTGGTCCACCCGGGTCCACTCGGTGGAGCCGGCCGGGGACGGGGTCCGCGTCACCCTGGGCCCCGAGGGCGAGCCGCAGGCGGCGGAGGAGGTGGCCGTCCCCTGGGTCGTGGCCGCCGACGGCAGCCGCAGCACGGTCCGCGAGTCCCTGGGGGTGGCCTTCGAGGGCGACACCTACGACCGCGTGTTCCTGCTGGCGGACGGTGTCGTGAGCGGCCCGGCCCCGGCCCGGGAGGCCCAGTACCACCTCACCCCCGACGGGGTGCTCGTGGTGGTGCCGCTGCCCGGCGGCGGGCACCGGGTGTTCTTCGACATCGCCCCGGACGGGGAGACCGCCCCGCCCGACGACGCGCTGATCGCCCGCCTGCTGGCCGAGCGCGGCCCGCGGGGCCTGCGCGTGGACACCGTGTGGTGGCGCAGCCGCTTCCGGGTGCACGCCCGGGTGGCCCGCGAGTTCCGCCGCGGCCGGGTCCTCATCGCCGGGGACGCCGCCCACCTGCACAGCCCGGCCGGCGGCCAGGGCCTCAACACGGGCATCCAGGACGGGTTCGACCTGGCCTGGAAGCTCGCCGCGGTGCTGCGGGGCGCGCCGGAGGAGCTGCTGGACAGCTACCCGCTGGAGCGCCGCCCGACCGCCAAGGCGGTGGTGCGCAGCGCCGACCAGCAGACCCGCACCTGGATGGCGCGGTCTCCGCTGGCCCGGCTGGTGCGCGACACGCTGATGCGGACCCTGTCGGCCTCGGGGCTGCTGGAGAAGCGCCTGGTGCCGCAGCTGGCGCAGATCTCCCCGGACCTGTCGGAGAGCCCCGCCGTCACGGCGCCCCCCGCCGGTTGGCGGGCCCGTGACGCGGTGGGCGGCGCCCTGCCCGGGCGGCGCATCGGCGACGCCCCCCTGACCCCGGTCCGGGGGACCGACGCCACGAGCCTGCACGCGTACCTCGCCTCCGGGCGGCACGCGCTGCTGGTGGGCGGCGGTCCCGCGGAGCGCGTCCGGGAGGCGGCGGCCGCGCTGCGCGAGCAGGTCCCCGACGACGTGGACGTGCTGCTGCTCACCTCCGCCCCGGCCGAGCCGGAGGGCGACCACCACGTCGCCCGCCCGACCGGGGGCACCGGGGCCGGGACCGGGTGGGTGGTCCACGTCCGGCCGGACGCGGTCGTCTCCGCGGTCGCCGCGCTGGACGCCGACTGGAGGCCGGGGGTGTTCCTGGGCGGCGTCCTGCTGCCCGGTGCCGAGCGGTCCCTCAGGTAA
- a CDS encoding MMPL family transporter: MLDALTRLTTRRPWWVLAAALLAVIGAVVLGSGVADRLRAGQGTEDPSSESARAAEILEEHFPDSRPNLILLVTAEDGVDDREAAARALGLAEGLAYEDGVAGVTSYWQTGSDELKSDDGTRALIAAHVSGTEAEAGAAVADLAERYGGDHGPLTVGVGGQTAVLNDIETTIAEDLVRSEVIALPLTLLILVWVFGSVVSASLPLLVGVVSIIGTNAVLWAIAGFTDVSVFAQNLTIALGLGLSIDYALLMVRRFRAELATGATPAQATLTTVRTAGRTVVFSALAISAALAGMLFFPLYFLRSFAYSGVTVVLLAALTSLVVLPAVLTLLGPRVNALDPRRLLRRGSAPPPEEAADRRWGRLTRAVMGRAPVFALTALALLVAVGLPFLRVEFGMADDRQLPAGVESREVMDTIRTDFGSTATGAVDVLVHQAPQDTDTGLLDDYAAALSRLDNVQEVRSPLGVHTDGGHLRERTPVDALRESEDLAYIQVIPDAEVEDISLESQNLVRDIRAVGTPLEVSVTGQAAAVVDAQAAIAERVPATLAVVVAAMLVLVYLLTGSVLLPLLSVLFNALSLTAMFGAVVWVFQDGNLSGLLGFTPTGFIDTALPVLMFCIAFGLSMDYGVFLLSRMREEYDRTGDHRTAVELGLRRTGGIITAAAVALAVVLVVIGASRVTNTMMLGWGVALAVIADATVVRCLLVPSVLRMTGAATWWAPGPLRRFHRFFDATLGENAAEPGRAAADRRDPAGPAQTPAPEPGAAPARETAEVARARD, encoded by the coding sequence ATGCTCGACGCACTGACCCGGCTCACCACGCGCAGGCCCTGGTGGGTCCTGGCGGCCGCGCTCCTCGCGGTGATCGGCGCGGTGGTCCTGGGCTCCGGTGTCGCCGACCGCCTCCGGGCGGGCCAGGGCACCGAGGACCCCTCCTCGGAATCGGCCCGGGCCGCCGAGATCCTGGAGGAGCACTTCCCCGACAGCAGGCCCAACCTGATCCTCCTGGTGACCGCCGAGGACGGGGTGGACGACCGCGAGGCCGCCGCCCGCGCCCTGGGACTGGCCGAGGGACTGGCCTACGAGGACGGCGTCGCCGGGGTCACCTCCTACTGGCAGACCGGCTCCGACGAGCTGAAGTCCGACGACGGCACCCGCGCGCTCATCGCCGCGCACGTGTCCGGCACCGAGGCCGAGGCGGGCGCGGCCGTGGCCGACCTCGCCGAACGCTACGGCGGCGACCACGGACCCCTCACCGTCGGCGTCGGCGGGCAGACCGCCGTCCTCAACGACATCGAGACCACCATCGCCGAGGACCTGGTCCGCTCGGAGGTGATCGCGCTGCCCCTGACGCTGCTCATCCTCGTGTGGGTCTTCGGCAGCGTCGTCTCGGCGTCCCTGCCCCTGCTGGTCGGGGTGGTGTCCATCATCGGCACCAACGCGGTGCTGTGGGCGATCGCCGGGTTCACCGACGTGTCGGTGTTCGCCCAGAACCTCACCATCGCGCTCGGCCTGGGCCTGTCCATCGACTACGCCCTGCTCATGGTCCGCCGCTTCCGGGCCGAGCTCGCGACCGGCGCCACGCCGGCGCAGGCCACGCTCACCACCGTCCGCACGGCGGGGCGCACGGTCGTCTTCTCGGCCCTGGCCATCTCGGCCGCCCTGGCCGGGATGCTGTTCTTCCCCCTGTACTTCCTGCGGTCCTTCGCCTACTCCGGCGTGACCGTGGTGCTGCTGGCCGCCCTGACCTCCCTGGTCGTGCTGCCGGCCGTGCTCACCCTGCTGGGCCCGCGCGTCAACGCGCTGGACCCGCGCCGCCTGCTGCGCCGGGGCTCGGCCCCGCCCCCGGAGGAGGCGGCCGACCGGCGCTGGGGCCGGCTGACCCGCGCGGTCATGGGGCGGGCCCCGGTCTTCGCCCTGACCGCCCTGGCCCTGCTCGTCGCGGTCGGGCTGCCCTTCCTGCGGGTGGAGTTCGGCATGGCCGACGACCGCCAGCTGCCCGCCGGGGTCGAGTCGCGCGAGGTCATGGACACCATCCGCACGGACTTCGGCTCCACCGCCACCGGCGCCGTCGACGTGCTCGTCCACCAGGCCCCGCAGGACACCGACACCGGACTGCTGGACGACTACGCCGCCGCGCTCTCGCGCCTGGACAACGTCCAGGAGGTCCGCTCCCCGCTGGGCGTCCACACCGACGGCGGCCACCTGCGCGAGCGCACCCCCGTGGACGCCCTGCGCGAGTCCGAGGACCTGGCCTACATCCAGGTCATCCCGGACGCGGAGGTCGAGGACATCTCCCTGGAGAGCCAGAACCTGGTCCGCGACATCCGCGCGGTCGGCACGCCCCTGGAGGTCTCGGTCACCGGCCAGGCCGCCGCGGTCGTGGACGCCCAGGCGGCCATCGCCGAGCGCGTCCCGGCCACCCTGGCCGTGGTCGTCGCCGCCATGCTGGTCCTGGTCTACCTGCTCACCGGCAGCGTCCTCCTGCCCCTGCTGTCGGTGCTGTTCAACGCGCTCAGCCTGACCGCCATGTTCGGCGCCGTCGTCTGGGTGTTCCAGGACGGCAACCTCTCCGGACTGCTCGGGTTCACCCCGACGGGGTTCATCGACACGGCCCTGCCCGTCCTCATGTTCTGCATCGCCTTCGGGCTGTCGATGGACTACGGGGTCTTCCTGCTGTCCCGGATGCGCGAGGAGTACGACCGCACCGGCGACCACCGCACGGCCGTCGAGCTCGGACTCCGGCGCACCGGCGGCATCATCACCGCCGCCGCGGTCGCCCTGGCGGTCGTCCTCGTCGTCATCGGCGCCTCCCGGGTGACCAACACGATGATGCTCGGCTGGGGCGTCGCCCTGGCCGTCATCGCCGACGCCACCGTCGTGCGCTGCCTCCTGGTGCCCTCGGTCCTGCGCATGACCGGCGCCGCCACCTGGTGGGCGCCCGGCCCGCTGCGCCGGTTCCACCGCTTCTTCGACGCCACCCTGGGCGAGAACGCGGCCGAACCCGGCCGCGCCGCCGCCGACCGGCGGGACCCCGCGGGGCCCGCGCAGACCCCGGCACCCGAACCCGGTGCCGCACCCGCCCGAGAGACCGCGGAGGTGGCCCGTGCCCGGGACTAG